The following coding sequences lie in one Mycobacteriales bacterium genomic window:
- a CDS encoding M20 family metallopeptidase → MDGWVLDSLAELVTVESPSGDSDATRQAVEAFADVVRRHLDPQSPDRIEVSGRTHLCWTWGEPVLLVVGHVDTVWPAGTIDRWPFAVDGDRASGPGVFDMKCGLIQAVLALSRLSRLDGIRLLVTTDEELGSPTSAELVKDSARGLRAALVCEPSVDGAVKTARKGIALYEVTATGRAAHAGLEPEKGANAGLGLAHALVAVTDLGDPQRGTTVTPTRLEAGTTSNTVPAEGRFAIDVRAVEEAELDRVDRSLREVLADCSKRVPGVSLELTGGVNRPPLHPDASASLFTRLRRIDPAITGKAVGGGSDGNFTAGIGVPTLDGLGAVGDGAHAEGEHVVVSAIEPRAALLAALVDDVRGGDGR, encoded by the coding sequence ATGGACGGCTGGGTGCTCGACTCACTCGCGGAGCTCGTGACCGTCGAGTCGCCATCCGGGGACAGCGACGCGACACGGCAAGCCGTAGAGGCGTTCGCGGACGTCGTACGCCGTCACCTCGACCCGCAATCACCCGACCGCATCGAGGTGAGCGGGCGTACCCACCTTTGCTGGACGTGGGGCGAGCCGGTGCTGTTGGTCGTCGGCCATGTCGACACGGTGTGGCCGGCCGGGACGATCGACCGGTGGCCCTTCGCCGTCGACGGAGATCGGGCGAGTGGGCCCGGCGTGTTCGACATGAAGTGCGGGCTGATCCAGGCGGTGCTCGCGCTCTCGCGGCTGAGCCGGCTCGACGGGATCCGGCTGCTGGTGACCACGGATGAGGAGCTCGGCTCGCCGACGTCGGCCGAGCTCGTCAAGGACAGCGCTCGCGGACTGCGGGCGGCGCTGGTCTGCGAACCGTCCGTCGACGGCGCGGTCAAGACTGCCCGCAAAGGCATCGCGCTCTATGAGGTGACCGCGACCGGCCGGGCGGCGCATGCCGGGCTCGAGCCGGAGAAGGGCGCCAACGCCGGCCTCGGCCTGGCGCACGCGCTGGTCGCGGTGACCGACCTCGGTGACCCGCAGCGCGGCACGACCGTGACGCCGACGCGGCTGGAAGCCGGGACGACGAGCAACACCGTGCCGGCCGAAGGGCGGTTCGCGATCGACGTGCGCGCGGTCGAGGAGGCCGAGCTGGACCGTGTCGACCGGTCGCTGCGCGAGGTGCTGGCCGACTGCTCGAAGCGAGTTCCCGGCGTGAGCCTCGAACTGACCGGAGGCGTCAACCGGCCGCCGCTGCACCCGGACGCGTCAGCGTCGCTGTTCACCCGGCTCCGGCGCATCGACCCGGCGATAACCGGCAAGGCGGTCGGCGGCGGCTCGGACGGCAACTTCACCGCGGGCATCGGCGTACCGACGCTGGACGGGCTGGGGGCGGTCGGCGACGGAGCGCACGCCGAAGGCGAGCACGTCGTTGTCTCCGCGATCGAGCCTCGAGCCGCGCTGCTGGCGGCGCTCGTCGACGACGTTCGCGGGGGCGACGGGCGGTGA